The Trichomycterus rosablanca isolate fTriRos1 chromosome 13, fTriRos1.hap1, whole genome shotgun sequence sequence TTCACAGCTAATGTAGTGCACTTATATAGGATGTAGAGAGTAATTTGAAATACCGCCAAAAGAGAATTCCACACCAACATGGCGACAAAGGCACAACAGCTGTTTTGTTTTATGAGGAAATTCAGAGATGCTGAACGTGGGTACTTTTATTGATAATTTTGAATTTTGTTAGGAAACAAGGATTTCTTCTATATGCCAGTTAATTGGTTATTTAAACACAGAAACAAGCCTTTATACTATAATTTCACTACATTTCCATTTACTACTAAGGTACAATGAAGATGAccaatacattaaaaacattaacaagGTGACCTAAAAAGTCGCTGGGTCACCAAAACAGTTTCTAAAAACTGGAGTTATAGAAATGTAACCTATATAATATagcatattatttaaatatatatatatataaaccattTAGTGATCCTTACTTTGTCATCCTGAAAGTGGCCACTAAGCTCGAGTAGATGattgatatacagtatacaggtccttctcaaaaaattagcatattgtgataaagttcattattttccataatgtaatgataaaaattaaactttcatatattttagattcattgcacaccaactgaaatatttcaggtcttttattgttttaatactgatgattttggcatacagctcatgaaaacccaaaattctcaaaaaattagcatatttcatccgaccaataaaagaaaagtgtttttaatacaaaaaaagtcaaccttcaaataattatgttcagttatgcactcaatacttggtcgggaatccttttgcagaaatgactgcttcaatgcggcgtggcatggaggcaatcagcctgtggcactgctgaggtgttatggaggcccaggatgcttcgatagcggccttaagctcatccagagtgttgggtcttgtgtctctcaactttctcttcacaatatcccacagattctctatggggttcaagtcaggagagttggcaggccaattgagcacagtaataccatggtcagtaaatcattcaccagtggttttggcactgtgagcaggtgccaggtcgtgctgaaaaatgaaatcttcatctccataaagcttttcagcagatggaagctccaaaatctcctgatagctagctgcattgaccctgcccttgataaaacacagtggaccaacaccagcagctgacatggcaccccagaccatcactgactgtgggtacttgacactggacttcaggcattttggcatttccttctccccagtcttcctccagactctggcaccttgatttccgaatgacatgcaaaatttgctttcatccgaaaacagtactttggaccactgagcaacagtccagtgctgctgtttctggttcaaaagtggcttgacctggggaatgcggcacctgtagcccatttcctgcacacgcctgtgcacggtggctctggatgtttctactccagactcagtccactgcttccgcaggtcccccaaggtctggaatcggcccttctccacaatcttcctcagggtccggtcacctcttctcgttgtgcagcgttttctgccacactttttccttcccacagacttcccactgaggtgccttgatacagcactctgggaacagcctattcgttcagaaatttatttctgtgtcttaccctcttgcttgagggtgtcaatgatggccttctggacagcagtcaggtcagcagtcttacccatgattgcagttttgagtaatgaaccaggctgggagtttttaaaagcctcaggaatcttttgcaggtgtttagagttaattcgttgattcagatgattaggttaatagctcgtttagagaaccttttcatgatatgctaattttttgagataggaattttgggttttcatgagctgtatgccaaaatcatcagtattaaaacaataaaagacctgaaatatttcagttggtgtgcaatgaatctaaaatatatgaaagtttaatttttatcattacattatggaaaataatgaactttatcacaatatgctaattttttgagaaggacctgtatatgaaTTTGAAGTAATACTTCATTTAACTTCATGCTTTTAAAATGAATTCCCCTTCTTCTTCAAAGCATAACAGGTCCACTGACCATACATGATTCTTCTGACCATATTACTTTTAATCTGAGCTCACATGGATCTTTTCTCTACTCATTATCCAAAATCGAGTTTAACTGGGTCTGCCAAAGATGATTATAAATGCCACGGAGCATGGTAGGGTGTTAACTGCCACATGTACATAACTATCCGTGTGAATTAGCTGTCCATCAATAAACTCCTTTATTCAAACTTAATTTATACTTTTTGATTCAAAACAAGGATTTGGTTtaaattctattaaaaaaattagcgTTTATAACAAATGATATAATATCTCTCTGAGTAAAAACCCATAGCAGTACATTAAAGTACCCctatgcacaatttgcacattcTGCCATGTACATCTTATAAATCTTATATTATAGTATCACCCACCCGTTCCTACACCTATCTATCTTCGAACAACTGGGTGTGTATCGTTACTTTAACATTACTGTATAAcattattcattatattaacAGTATGTAAAGATTATAAACACTGTGATTCTGTATAATGGCATACGTGCatgtattaatataaaatgatataaaGACTGAAATTATAATTAGTTCAGCAGAGGCAGTGAcctaatcgaacccaggtcctgtGTCGTCTATATATGcgaaaaaaaacacttggaacatagagagaacatgccaaagcgTCAGTAATGAAAAGCAAGGACTGAATCCAAATCACCCAAACCCTACTGTTTAATAAGCAAATATTATAATTTGTTAAGACAATAACATAGACATGCTGTCACGCATGTTCGTTGTTAGTTGTGTATTAGCGCTACCTGCTGGTTACATTGCACATTTACAGGGGTCGCCTGGTTCGGTTTGTTTTAAATGCAAACCATAACATAAAACTGGTACGCAATTTTCGCTTGcaataatatttgtttatttaaatggtgACAATCAATATTCCCagtgtaaaagaaaaaagtgaATAGACTAGTATATGTTTAATCCAGAAGGTGAATATTGGGATTGCACAGGTTTAAATGGTCACGGCCTGATCGTCGACCTATTATTAATAGATCTATGTTGTAATGCTAATGAGCTTCATGCAAGTCGTCATTAACACATTGTCTAATGTGTTTATTGGGACTTATTGCGTTttgattaaaagaaaaataagaaagGAGCTATGTTTTCGTTGTTTTATCTCACCGAGCTATTGTTTTCCACCTGACGAAGAATCAGACAATTCCCACCTTTCTTCTAGATCATCTAACTGATCATCGAGTTGTGTAGATTACGCTACATAAATTTAAATAGTCTATTGCATTCCACAACCTATAGATTAGtctatataaaacacatttaaaacacattaagcATCCAGGCAATACATATAAACCCAATAAACTAGATACACTAGATATACTTTAGTTGAGTAAGCATACTTTTTACTATGAATTTAAATAAtctaatatctgtctgtctgtctgtctgtctgaatgtaGACAAATCATGTTCCACCTAAGACTATTATAATTGTTTTCAAAAGCATGTTTTTAAGCATATAAGTATATACCTCACAAACCACTGGCCCAACAATGATATACTAAGCCAGTATTGCATACAGTACATTATTGTTTAGTGATAATGCATCACATTTTACATACATTAGTAATGTAAGTAATTGGTTTATAGTCACATCTAGTCTCTTTGGAGTGGACTGTTTCACAGGATCAGAATGGTTTATTTATCAGATGCAGCAGGAAATATGTTTGATGTTGGTGCCTTGTACACTGTTTAATGTCATGGTGTGACAGTGGCATTAAAATGTGTTAATTAAACAAATGATTACACCTGACATTAACACCATGATTCATTTAGTCTGAGatgtattttttatgttcaGATACATGGCAAACTCTATAAATAAGTGTACCAAGAAAAATTTTAACACAACTTTTAAAATGTGCAGTAATTAAAGTATGGAGATTGGAAAATTTGTAGCCAACATAAGAAAATATATGCCCTCTGTAATCAATTAAAATGTTAGACCACTGGCTTTTTGTGTAATTAGATTTGAATCAGTCAGGGAAATCATACCAGGCAGTGCAGTCTGTGTAATGAATTGCATGTCTAGTCAATAGTATTAACTGTTCAGTGGTGTATTTGGTTAGTTGTCTGACAGAAAATCTGTCATCAGACCATCCTGAGACCTGGGACGCTATCAGTGAACCTGTAAGCGAATACACAAGGCAGACTGTAGCCAACTTTAGGCCTCCCCTTTGTGGGACCAAAAAGGTTTGACTGATCTTACAGCAGAAAAAGATAATCACccctttaaaaaatattttccaATCCACATCTCAAGTGCTTAATCTCGCTGCATGCTTCTGTAGTAATAACATGATCCTTATAAGAAGTGAAATACTTCCAGAATTTTTacgttttttaatttttattttattatttttatatttcatattttattttatttttttaatttatgttcATGTAAATTTGTTTAACCAGAATCTGTTTAACAGAGACAGATAAAACAACAGATACAATTAAAACTACAAAAGCAAAAAGAAGAAATGATTTATAAGTCTGATTATGTTAAAACGTAGAACTACAGAGTATACATTGTGGACCTGTTGTTATTTGCACATGATACGCAGCTATACAGcgcataaaaaaatatattacaatatttcatgtgagaaaacaaagtaacaattAGCGAAGCGTCTTTGAAGTGGATCAGATCTTTAATGTCCCCCTCTTCGACCACCCCCACCCCCGAGGCTGTAAAGTAGTCTAGACGTGATAGAGAAGGTCCCGCTGTATAAAAGGCGGGTGCGAGTCTTAAACATTTACAGTTAACGAGCAGTCAACCTGTAGTGCACTCCGACATGCCGCTTCTCATCCACCTGCTTCTGTGCGCTACTCTCTTCTGCCTGACGCACACTTACTCTACTAACAACATGAAGGACGCAATTCTTGAAAAACTCGGACTTACAGAACTGCCCAACATCCAGAAGAGAGATCTGGAAAATCTGGTTGTGCCTTCTCACATCAGAAACAAGTATGTGTCCATGCTGAGGGTGCATCACGCTAGAAGGCGCAGATCGATGCCCAGTTTAGCGGGACTCCTGAGGCGCCTCCGTGGTAAAGCAGGTAAGTTCATGCTTTTAAACAAGTGTGTGTAGTCATGAAGATCTTTGTCTTTTACAAACAGATATGGAAATTCGATATTTTAGTCATCTACTTTAAATATTGGCATTAGGaaacactttattaatttattagtttattaatttaacatttaatttacattaccaaaaagatttaaaattgtatttaactAAATTAGACATGTTCAGTTGTTGACAATCTTTTGTAAAAATGTTGGCACCTTGTTAACATTTCACAATTAGTTATTGTAAGCTTTACCTAGGGATAAGGAGATTTTTTTCTCTCAGTGAAATGTGTACTGGTTAATACTGAATCGTTTATATAATTATCTGGGGGCTACAGTAAAACAAAATGGTTAAAACAAAGTactcagccgctcaggtggcgcagcgataaagtacgctagctcaccagagttggggtttcgaataaaTCGTATCgaagctcagctctgcctttccgactgggttgggcaagaacaacgattggctgttgttcagggttagagggtaaagaaaagtcggatcataggtcctcataactggtgaaactgcggcccctgctggctgactgatggcgcctgcgcaggtCTGAGGAATAACGCTGGTGGGGGAATAACGCCTCCgagcacagtgcccgtcaagcgtatgaactcgactcgtgcaggtgaaaaatgcactatctgtactgactatgcgtgccggagggggcgcatgtaggttgggaggcgtcctcagtcagcggtgaagggtcgaatcagtatagaggatacATTCAGGGtaaattggacacgactagactgggggataaaattgggggggggggaagtgggaaaaatagtaaataaaaatacaaacttaaaaaaaacaacaacaaagtaCTCAAAGCAGGTGTATCTTACAACTGGAATCTTATAGATATTTAATGTATGCTCCTACATTTTCACAGATATATCAGGCGATACTGAAAATGTTGACATGACCAGACAGAGCCTGATGTTTGAGATGGAGACAAGGCTGCAGGAAAACAGTGAGGTGGCCATGGCAGAGCTCAAACTTTACCAGAGTGCCCCACATAAACTGCCTTTAGcagagaaaaagaaacaaagaccCATCCATCATGCCAGAGTGAGCATCTACTGGGTGTGCAGTGTCACAAATCACACATCACTGATAGACTCAAGGTAAGCACAACAGCTCTATCAAACAACCAagcttatttaatattaaaaacagtaaCTGTGGTGCCACCACGAATTTATACTTTGAACAACTTTAGAAAATTCTCCTACTTTTATGTTTGACAGGTTGGTGCCTTTGAACGAGGGTGGCTGGAGGAGCTTTGATGTTACTCAAGCAGTTCATTACTGGTCGAGGTCACACAGTAAAAACAACCCACTGAATTTGGAGGTCCGGATAGAAGGAGAAAGGCCTGGCAGGTACGCAGCTGAAATGGCAAAGACAGTCCAGTTTACAATGCAAAATATGGTGGAAAACAACCTTGACAAGAGTGCTGGGGCACCTGAGCTCATTCTACACAGCTTGAATTTAGATGAATATGGGTAAGTGGTATTCAACAGTTATTAATACTGAACAATAGCAATTACTGTATAAATATTTTGGTGTAGCTGTGCATTTACTAACAGCTTTATCTCAACAGGTCTCAGGGAGACTGCAAAGGACAATCTCAGGGTGAAAGTTCCACATGCTGCCGGGAGGAGTATTATATAAACTTTCGGGAACTGTCATGGGCACAGTACTGGATTTTGGAGCCTACCGGATACCAAGCTTTCCGCTGCGCAGGAGGATGTAAGCAGCCAAAGCGCAGTTATGGTTATGGGCCAAGAACCTGTTCAGTAGTGGAAAGTGCACCATTGCCTGTCATGTACCTGGTGAAAAAAGGAGACTATACACAAATCGAAGTAGCTGAATTCCCCAACATGATTGTTGAAAAGTGTGGATGCTCTATGGACATGCTTTCCACAGCATGAAAGAGCTCTCACTTATCAACTAAGCACTTGAAAAGTAATATGTATGATATTGTCCTGAATCACCTGTTTATTTTGCATTGTTAAGAAGCACTGTGTGATTTACCTACATATTTTGTGGAAATAAAGCAGTTTATGTTTTCATAGAATTATcaaatttatttagttttgacAGCATGAAGCACCTGTATGTCCTTGATAGCATCATCATAATTAAATCAAATAGGTACAGTTGCTTAAAAAGGAATAAAGTTAAGCAGTTTTAAATTCAGAAATGAGTGAAACACTTCAGATTATTTAGGTGTGAATTAACAACACTCCACTACAATAGACATActaatgtttacatttgcagTCAACCACCCATTAACACATGATCGGATTCAAACAGAACATTTTACT is a genomic window containing:
- the lft2 gene encoding lefty2, with translation MPLLIHLLLCATLFCLTHTYSTNNMKDAILEKLGLTELPNIQKRDLENLVVPSHIRNKYVSMLRVHHARRRRSMPSLAGLLRRLRGKADISGDTENVDMTRQSLMFEMETRLQENSEVAMAELKLYQSAPHKLPLAEKKKQRPIHHARVSIYWVCSVTNHTSLIDSRLVPLNEGGWRSFDVTQAVHYWSRSHSKNNPLNLEVRIEGERPGRYAAEMAKTVQFTMQNMVENNLDKSAGAPELILHSLNLDEYGSQGDCKGQSQGESSTCCREEYYINFRELSWAQYWILEPTGYQAFRCAGGCKQPKRSYGYGPRTCSVVESAPLPVMYLVKKGDYTQIEVAEFPNMIVEKCGCSMDMLSTA